The Cololabis saira isolate AMF1-May2022 chromosome 5, fColSai1.1, whole genome shotgun sequence genome segment ACTGGCAACTTGTCTTTCATAAAGACACTGTCTTAACATCCGGAGGATTTGCTCTAACCGACAGCTTACCTCATGACCATCTGGATCCAGTTGAGTCAGCTGCTTTGCCCTGTGCTGTGACAAAACACGAAACTGAGTTTCCTGTGACTTTGTGTTTGGGGGGTCTGTCTTGAGGTTTGGAGTCTTGATGGTTTCGAGGGCTCTTTGCCTTCAGTGGTTTGGAGGACAGCATGAGCTATTCCACCGCAGTCCGTTTGTCTTGGCTCAGCATCCCCGGAAAACAATCCAGCTGGGTGGTTTTGTGAGAATTGTGAGAAAGGCAACCTGAAGAAATGTTTTCAGAGGCTAAGTCAGAAACGAAAGAACATACTGATCAGTTGTTGGATGTTTTGAAGTAaacatttcattactttattggTTATGTTAAACCCTCATCCTTCAACCACCATCTTACCACCTTTCTTTGCTGATCCACATAACAATTTACTGCAACCCTCAACACAACTGAAAAACCTAAATGATTGCAGAAGCCCCAGCAAAGGTTTCCTTCTCCTCTGCTCTGGCAACAGTCCTGCACAGAAAATGATGAAGATTTTCCATGGCGTCCTTGGAGGCAGCCTCAGTGGCTACATTTCCTAAGGGCCAGGTCCCAATGTTTTCCTCCCAGCTTTGGAAAAGCTGAGATATGGATTTCTAGCATAAGAAGGGGTGCCAAGTGGAATTAGATGAGGGGGTGGTGATGGGGGCTCCCACATTAAAAGCTGGCGTGAAGTGTTTCACATGACTgactgaagaaaataaaagtctgaACTGTTGACATACTGTATGTGCACATGGGTTTAAACAGAACGGCTCTGCAGGCTTTGAAGCTGCAGATTTTACAGTTTGTTCTGGtttcatttagaaaaaaaacaacttcattGTGAAACTTCACAAAAAATATGTAGACTTTTTCCAAAGCCTCCCCTTGCTCTCTAAACATATGTAACTCTACATGTTGATTTTAGACTTTTTCTAAAACTGACTCCTTATCCATCATAGTCTCACCcaacaatcaaagaaaaaccgCCTTGATCTACGGTGGAAATATGTTTAATGATAAAAACCACAAAATTGGCAAAACCCTTCACTTCCTGAACTCTGGAAATGTTCCATTCCTACATCTACATGATGTTACTTTGCAAGTCCTTGTTTGGGTAGTGACCCTGGTGCACTCTTCAGATAACCTGTagatgacatcatgctgctttTGTCCAGTAATTTTACACTCTAGGATTGTAACTTGCCTACGTTTTCCATAATGTGAAAGTGTCACCGAACTGAAATtgtgcaaaaataaaatgaccAATAATGCTTTTAATGGGCGAGGAAGTGATGGAAGGTGTCTTTACAAGGTTGGCTGTTACACCAAGGAACCTAGTCCCACCTCACTTGTTATATGGCAAGGACTGATCATGCTCTAACCTGCCCTGCAGGCAGGGCTGGATTAGATATTGATCAATTAGTCCTTATAGtagttacttttttacttttactcaagtaattatttgtatgactactttttacttctacttgagtcatattattctgaagtaacagttcttttacttgagtacaatttttggctactctacccacctctggtcataaCAGAGATGAGATGATTATTAGTGGCTTGAATCTTTCACTTTTACTTCAAATTTAACCTCTTTCAACTACTTGGACTCCATGAAGAAAAGACACGTTTTAAGAAATGTAAGAAGGCAACACGTTTGTGGAGTGTAAACGTGCCGAGGTAGCCGTCTGTCTCAACCATGTGCGATGCTCTGAATGATTGAGCAACCTGACAACATAGAGCAGCGGCATGAGAGCAGTGGCATGCAGGGTTTCACTGCTTACCAGGTGAAGTTGCGGTACATTGACAGCCTTCAAGCATGCAACAAAAGGAGTGATTTTGCCCAGGGCTCTGAAATATGGGAAAAGAGACCATCTATTGACTCAAATGTGGAAGTCTGCAGCTCATAGGAGCCCCCGTCCATGTTTCAAGCTTACAAATACTCCATGGCCGTATAAACTATAACCCATGTGTTTACACTGGCACTAACAGACTTGCATCCTCTACTGTTGGGGGTGCAGTTCGGGGTGCAAATCTGACAGCTGGGAGATAATGTTACTGAGGTACAGCATCATATCTACGCTGGTGAAGACCTTGTGTCCAAAGAGGGCTGTGCTTGGATTCAAGCacattctttattatatttcacATATATAACATACACGTATCACATATaatcaaaaatgaataaaacaataaattttgaaattaaaatgcattatttTAAGGTGTATGTGTACTGTGCTGAAGTCTTTCACTGAATCCCATGAAACATTTCTTTGTTTCCTCTTACTTTGAACAGGCTATTCCAATATTGATAAAATCATCTACTAAGCTGTTCTTATAACTATCCAGAATAGTCAGTTTTGAACTACTCTTTGTTTTGATTtggcttgtttttctttcacaattgttttcttaaaatgTATAAGTAAAGTAATGTTAAAGTAATTTTCAAAATTGTTTTTCATTATCAACTGGAGCCACATTAGTTGGTTGACAGAGTCTGAATCAAACATCTTGAGTATGTATTTTACAGGAAGCCATAAAGCTTTGGCATAACGACATCTCAGCAGTTAATAATCCTAAACTAGCTTTGGTTATGTGAACATCCCAGTCAGCAGTCAGTAACAGAGTAGACTTAGTATCTGTTTCAACCAGGTAGATCTTTCagaaaacaggttttatttAAACCTGAAATGAGGAAAACTcagggttttcttttttatcaacGGAGATCATTTAAACCTGAAGAAGAGATTTAAGTCAAGCCCTTTTCAGAAACTGAGGTCATTTATAATACCCTGAGTCTGTTTCTATGCTCACTTACTCTGTGAACACAGACCCTTTATGTATCCTTGCCTTCAGATTTAATTTGTTAATCAATCTCATAACCCACATTTTGAAGATGTCTCAACAAAATCATGTCTATTTGTGGATTTAGACCCGGCCTGTTTTAAAATGCAGCAGTACTTGCCTCTGGAAAGTTCATTAAGAGAGTATTTTGTTTCATGGAGTCAATGCAACAATGCGTGCAAAAGACAGAGAAAGCAGTGATGACTGGTTAGTTTCATTCAGGGGGTCATTTACTGCGGATCTGTTGAATATTGAGCCTAAAACTGAATTGACCATGGCCATGACTGGTCCTGGATCTCagttatttctttgtttctgtctttgttgAGTAGAATTTATAGTTTCGTTTCATCAACAGAATTCCACATGATTCCAGGCACATAATTTAGAAACTGATGTCATAAATGAttaataaaacaataattttttttgtttttacttttaaactaTTGACACCACTCGTTTACCATGACAGATCTTCTCATGATGCTCACAGGTAAGCAAATGTTGGCAGGGAAATGAGAAGCAAGAATATATTTATGAAGAAAGTCTGACTTCTTCCGGCCCCGTCATATCTGTCGAGCTCCCGTTAAGGAGCTTGCTGTCACTTGTAATGCGCCACCGCCACATCATTTCTGTACCTTTACTGTGACACCGCTACCTTGAACATGTCAGCAAATGTAGAGatgaaacattttcttgtgaaaCTTGACTTTTTAAACTTTACTGTCACCCACCAGCTGTACGTGTCAGGATTAGGATTAAAGTGAAGTGAGGATTCTTCACCCTCTGTTCGATTGAACAGCTGCTCTGCTTTTTATAAACTGTGGTAAGTAAGCTTGATATGACTTTTGTTACGACATGGCGCTATACAACATACAAGACTGAAGTCAGGCTTTCGTCGTGTTTTCCCATGAGGCCATGGTTATTTTCTCTGTTGCTAAAAGCTCTTTATATTAGAATAGGTCCACATATTCAACTTCTTAATATTTCCAAAACAGCTAAAAGTTGCAGAATTTCCTGTGAAACCAAATTAAGGAGTTTTTCATTCATGACAGAGACCTGCAGTGGACTGTTCCATGTTGTAGTGGATGAAGTCCGGGTTTATTAATTCTCTGTATGGCTTTTTGAAACCATATTTGAGTTAAGGGTGATGTACAATaaaaaatttcatttcatttcatttcatttttatttattccgatcatggaaatatgcaaacaaaagaaacaaacaagtaaaatgacaacacaatcaaaagcatattccataaccagaaaggagcaggaagaagaaaatcttattctacctgcccctccctcaacaCAAAATTGAagaataataacagatggtctgcacaattacttagttaatatcacaaggaaagaaaaacaaaaaaatcaaagatagattgtctgtctccatacgcatatattatacatttttactatttcatccatacattgctatttctttctctttaaatttctttttcaactgaaatatgtttatacagccctttaaatcattatgtaatgaattccataacttaattccaacaattgaaacgctcatctgctttaaagttgttcgggcaaataaatgtttaaaattagattttaaaataaaatcaaaaacaaatctGAAAGAAGGTAGAGCTGTTCCTGTCCACGTTCTCCACCCTATATCATCTTCATAACAGTCCTGCCTCTGAGAACAGAAGAGCTTTGTGTCCTGTTGTGGTATTTGGAGCACTCACTTCAGTGCCCATCGCTTATGTCCTCTCAAAGGCTTGCTTGATTATCCTTGTTCATTGAACCTACTAATATCTTTCTGTCCAAACATGTAACATTTCTTCCCTCCTTGTGCAGGACCACTAATTGCTCCATGAGGAACGCCGACCATGGTGCTAACCGGGCTTTATCTCCTACAGTTGGTCTTGTGGGCTGGCACCAGACTAAAGCTCCAAGTAAGGGGTGACCAGATGAAGCCAGCCCATGCTCCTTTAATCCCTCATCGGCCCTTTGTTGTCGTCTGGAATGCTCCAACAGAGTCATGTCGCCTTCGATTCAAAGTGGACCTCGACCTCAGTGTGTTTGACATTGTAGCAAATCTCAACGAAACCTTAAGTGGACCAAATGTGACTATATTCTACCACAGCCATCTGGGCTACTACCCTCACTACAGCAACGCTGGGGCTGCTGTCAACGGTGGCCTGCCGCAGAACCAGAGCATCTCCAAACATCTGAGCAAAGCCCGGGCAGACATCGACAAACTGATTCCACACAAGGATTTTCGGGGTTTAGGCGTCATAGACTGGGAGAACTGGAGGCCTCAGTGGGTACGAAACTGGGGATCCAAAGACATCTACCGCAAAAAGTCCAaggaaaagataagaaaaaatcACCCAAACTGGCCAGAGAGCAAAGTGGAAAAAGAAGCGAAGGAAAGTTTTGAGAGCGCTGGACTAGCTTTCATGAATCTGACCTTGGCTCTGGCTGAAGCTCGCAGGCCCGATGGGCTGTGGGGGTTTTACTTGTTTCCTGACTGCTACAACTACGGCTACAAGCAGCACCCACAACGCTACACAGGCGAATGCCCCAATGTGGAACATGTCCGCAATGACCATCTGATGTGGCTTTGGAAGGAGAGCACAGCACTTTACCCTTCCATCTACCTGGACTACGAGCTAAAGTCTTCTCAAAACACAGTCAAGTTTGTTCACTACCGGGTTAAAGAAGCCATGCGGATAGCATCCATTGCCCGAATGGACTTCACATTGCCTGTCTTTGTCTACTCCAGACCCTTCTACGCCTACACCTTTGTTGTGCTTTCAGAGGTATGTTTTTACTTCTATAATCGATCACAAGTCTCTAGTCCCCATGTCCATATTTAATAACCAGTATGGTGGTGCTGTCCGGACACCTGTACGTAACGTATATATCGCAGCATCCCTGTGTGATCCCCAGCTGAGGCATCTTTCCTTACTTGTCATACACATACCCTTGTTTCATGCCTGTCTGTTaagagttttttattgttgtttaatGACATGTTAGCAatatgaattaaagctgcaagcagcgatgaacgggacctcgcgcgtgcaattttcaccaattaaaggtcaaggactcaaaaccaagtccgatgacaccaccatgactctttatgtcaaaccattcgaaagttttggcagaaagtaggaactatcaaatatggaccaatcagatgaagggggggcgcgctttttggcgtctaacgttgccacggtaacgcttttgactgagaaaagtaatgtgcatcgtcgcagcatggagacacacattttgatgtataacacacctgggtgcacgttatggttcaggccgtattaacggccgaagaagtggcataaattgcggcaaaattacccgattaattcaaaatggccgacttcctgtttggtttcggccatggcgccaagagacttttctttaagttgcgacatgatacagatgtgtactgattttggtgcatgtacgtcaaaccctattgtggggcttgaggcacaaagttttctagggggcgctgttgagccattttgccacgcccattaatgcaaaccatgaaatatcacatttttcgccaggcctggcttgtgtgcaaaatttggtgacttttggggcacgtttagggggaaaaaaggcccctaaacgtgcccccctaaacgttggaaaaataaaaacaacgagAACGAAAAcaactcagaatcagaatcatctttattggccaggttcgaacaataaaacaaatgtggtatttctatgatacagaataaacagtataaacatttaaggtgcagcagtttgaggtagagatagaaaagaaaagaaaaagggacagttctgaataaaaataaacataacctatttacaattttacagggcaattatacaaaaaaaatacaaaagattatataaattatacaaagaaatacacAGTGAGGGGGGTGCagctgagtgaggcagacatggttgTCAAGGAAATGGCTAggtcctacagatacaatagggccttcgcactgtaagtgctcgggccctaattacaacATGTATcgtaaataacaaaataaaaataaacattatgGGATGGCTCCAGTGACTAATGTCTAATGTTTCTAATGTCTAACTAATGTTTCCTTTTTGTTTAAGAGTGACTTGGTTCACACTATTGGTGAGAGTGCCGCCTTGGGATCGTCGGGTGTCGTCCTTTGGGGATCATCAGAATACGCTCGATCACAGGTGACTTTTAAAAGCTGAATGAAAACATGACCAAACATGATATAGGCTGGTGACTGGTTGCACTTGATTTTAGCACCCCTTTCTGAGCTTATTCTGTGTAAATTCTAACGGCAATCATCGGAAAAGCATTAGTTATTCATAATATGTAGGGAGAATACAGGATTTGCTGTGAGGGTATGAGGCTGTTGGtgctaaacaaaataaaagtgtctggTTTTATATGAGGGGcaatgtacggtggccgagacccgccattgctgaaaataaaagtaacgctgcaaacagaaacaaatgctgctgcaaataaaagaaacgctgcaaatataaagaaaccccactgcaaataaaataaacgctgctgcaaataaaaaaaaaaaaaaaacgacgcaaataaaaaagccacaacgcaagtgaattaccggggactatttttgcagatgcaccggtgttttttaccggagaggagaagaagacgaagaggatgtaagtgaaaaagaaataagagcgaggaataagaagaacaacgaatgagaaaataagtgaaaaggttagtgttcaacatcgctacgtgtaattttttttgtcttcctcttctcctctcacgtaaaaaacaccg includes the following:
- the hyal6 gene encoding hyaluronoglucosaminidase 6; this translates as MVLTGLYLLQLVLWAGTRLKLQVRGDQMKPAHAPLIPHRPFVVVWNAPTESCRLRFKVDLDLSVFDIVANLNETLSGPNVTIFYHSHLGYYPHYSNAGAAVNGGLPQNQSISKHLSKARADIDKLIPHKDFRGLGVIDWENWRPQWVRNWGSKDIYRKKSKEKIRKNHPNWPESKVEKEAKESFESAGLAFMNLTLALAEARRPDGLWGFYLFPDCYNYGYKQHPQRYTGECPNVEHVRNDHLMWLWKESTALYPSIYLDYELKSSQNTVKFVHYRVKEAMRIASIARMDFTLPVFVYSRPFYAYTFVVLSESDLVHTIGESAALGSSGVVLWGSSEYARSQRNCLTVKKYIDGPLGHYVMNVTSAAKLCSKALCKKNGRCVRKRLDSGAYLHLNPRFFHIQRNPSPRRPRFQVSGHLNNHDILDMKHKFTCQCYQGWTGVYCEVPQAVPRPPRPQPAVPRPPLWTNSLLADVLLLLSFHFSCLCIIIFLGLCLVVKCLIL